One genomic window of Bradyrhizobium sp. CCGE-LA001 includes the following:
- a CDS encoding ribonuclease J, with protein MAKPDELVFAPLGGVGEIGMNLSIYGLGNRQQRAWLAVDLGVSFGDEEHLPGIDLIMPDISFLEKERKNLMGLVLTHAHEDHFGAIIDLWPRLKCPIYATKFSAALFEAKCAAERNAPDIPVRVIPSGGRVDVGPFNVEFIPVAHSIPEAHALAIRSEAGTVLHTGDWKIDPTPTLGAPTDEKRLRELGEEGVLALIGDSTNAVRDGRSPSEAEVARTIIDLVKAAKGRVAVTTFASNVARVKAVAEAAKAADREVVVVGRAMERVVQVARETGYLDGVQNFRSPEVYGHLPQDKVLALCTGSQGEPRAALARIANDDHPEITLNRGDSVIFSSRTIPGNEKAVGSIINNLVLQGVEVITDRDALVHVSGHPRRDELRDLISWVKPQLLIPVHGEALHLNEHAKLARAAGVPRVLVCRNGDLVRLGPGDPGIVGEVPSGRLYKDGTILEDSKSRAVVERRRMAFSGCAFVAVAMTEQGELADDPEVDLVGIPEKNRAGEAFDDIVFDAVVSTIEGLPRPRRRDPDALAESVRRAVRAVINEHWGKKPPCLVHVLTV; from the coding sequence ATGGCGAAGCCCGACGAATTGGTGTTTGCGCCGCTCGGCGGCGTCGGCGAGATCGGCATGAATCTGTCGATCTACGGTCTCGGCAACCGCCAGCAGCGCGCCTGGCTCGCGGTCGATCTCGGCGTCTCCTTCGGCGACGAGGAGCATCTGCCCGGCATCGACTTGATCATGCCGGACATCTCCTTCCTGGAGAAGGAACGCAAGAACCTGATGGGCCTGGTGCTCACCCACGCCCATGAGGACCATTTCGGCGCGATCATCGACCTCTGGCCAAGGCTGAAATGCCCGATCTACGCGACCAAGTTCAGCGCCGCGCTGTTCGAGGCCAAATGCGCCGCCGAGCGTAATGCGCCCGACATTCCTGTCAGGGTGATCCCGTCCGGTGGCCGCGTCGATGTCGGCCCGTTCAACGTCGAGTTCATCCCGGTTGCGCACTCCATTCCCGAAGCGCACGCGCTTGCGATCCGCAGCGAGGCCGGCACCGTGCTGCACACCGGCGACTGGAAGATCGACCCGACCCCGACGCTGGGCGCCCCGACCGACGAGAAGCGGCTGCGTGAGCTCGGTGAGGAGGGCGTGCTCGCCTTGATCGGCGATTCCACCAACGCGGTGCGCGACGGCCGCTCGCCGTCCGAGGCCGAGGTCGCCCGGACCATCATCGACCTCGTCAAGGCCGCCAAGGGCCGCGTCGCGGTGACGACCTTCGCCTCCAACGTCGCCCGCGTCAAAGCCGTGGCCGAGGCCGCGAAGGCTGCCGACCGCGAGGTCGTCGTGGTCGGCCGCGCCATGGAGCGCGTGGTGCAGGTCGCGCGCGAGACCGGTTATCTCGACGGCGTGCAGAACTTCCGCTCGCCCGAGGTCTACGGCCATCTGCCCCAGGACAAGGTCCTGGCGCTCTGCACCGGCAGCCAGGGCGAGCCGCGCGCTGCGCTGGCGCGCATCGCCAATGACGACCACCCCGAAATCACGCTCAATCGGGGCGACAGCGTCATCTTCTCCTCGCGCACCATCCCCGGCAACGAGAAGGCCGTCGGCTCGATCATCAACAATCTGGTGCTCCAGGGCGTCGAGGTGATCACCGACCGCGACGCGCTGGTCCACGTCTCCGGCCATCCCCGCCGCGACGAGCTGCGCGATCTGATCTCCTGGGTGAAGCCCCAGCTCCTGATCCCGGTCCACGGCGAGGCGCTGCACTTGAATGAGCACGCCAAGCTGGCGCGCGCCGCTGGCGTGCCGCGCGTGCTGGTCTGCCGCAATGGCGACCTGGTCAGGCTCGGACCCGGCGATCCCGGCATCGTCGGCGAGGTGCCGTCGGGCCGTCTCTACAAGGACGGCACGATCCTGGAGGACTCCAAATCCCGCGCAGTGGTCGAGCGCCGCCGCATGGCCTTTTCCGGCTGCGCCTTTGTGGCCGTCGCCATGACGGAGCAGGGCGAGCTTGCCGACGATCCCGAGGTCGATCTCGTCGGCATCCCCGAGAAGAACAGGGCGGGCGAGGCCTTCGACGACATCGTCTTCGATGCCGTGGTCTCGACCATCGAGGGCCTGCCGCGGCCGCGGCGGCGCGATCCGGACGCGCTGGCGGAGTCGGTGCGACGCGCTGTCCGTGCCGTCATCAACGAACACTGGGGTAAAAAGCCCCCCTGTCTGGTACATGTGCTGACAGTGTAA
- a CDS encoding biotin--[acetyl-CoA-carboxylase] ligase, with protein MGFALGPRAQAAGYKLAAFERTGSTNTDAIEHARAGERGPMWFVTSEQTAGRGRRQRAWIAPKGNLAASILEVMDVAPAVAATLGFAAGLAQEAALEKVSLEAALRLGEGRPRYALKWPNDVLAGGKKLVGIALEAEAIGDRLAVVAGMGTNVVAAPEGTPTPAVSLAALGVQISAEELFSALSDAWVEFRGIWDNGRGFAEIRKLWLERAAGLGERVAIQTGTMTLEGIFDSIDDTGCLIVRTAEGRLVPVAAGEVFFGPVRSVGAA; from the coding sequence ATGGGATTCGCGCTCGGTCCTCGTGCACAAGCCGCGGGCTACAAGCTCGCGGCTTTCGAACGGACCGGCTCGACCAATACCGACGCGATCGAGCACGCCCGGGCCGGCGAACGCGGCCCGATGTGGTTCGTCACATCAGAGCAGACCGCCGGCCGCGGCCGTCGCCAGCGCGCCTGGATCGCGCCCAAGGGCAATCTCGCGGCCAGCATCCTCGAAGTCATGGACGTCGCGCCCGCTGTCGCGGCCACGCTCGGCTTTGCCGCCGGGCTGGCGCAAGAGGCGGCGCTGGAGAAGGTGAGCCTCGAGGCCGCGCTGCGCCTCGGCGAGGGCCGTCCCCGCTACGCCCTGAAATGGCCGAACGACGTGCTCGCCGGCGGCAAGAAGCTGGTCGGCATCGCACTGGAGGCCGAGGCCATCGGCGACAGGCTGGCCGTCGTCGCCGGCATGGGTACCAATGTCGTGGCCGCGCCGGAGGGCACGCCGACGCCTGCGGTGTCGCTCGCTGCGCTCGGCGTCCAGATCAGCGCAGAGGAGCTGTTCTCGGCGCTCTCCGATGCCTGGGTCGAGTTCCGCGGCATCTGGGACAATGGCCGCGGCTTTGCCGAGATCCGCAAGCTCTGGCTCGAACGCGCCGCCGGGCTCGGGGAGCGGGTCGCTATCCAGACGGGAACGATGACACTGGAAGGCATTTTCGACAGCATCGACGACACCGGCTGCCTGATCGTACGCACTGCGGAAGGCCGGCTTGTGCCGGTGGCGGCGGGCGAGGTGTTCTTTGGCCCGGTCCGCTCGGTGGGAGCTGCGTGA
- the nuoN gene encoding NADH-quinone oxidoreductase subunit NuoN: MSFETAGYQLAPVLPELVLAVGAMALLMLGAYRGQETTKTVTSLAVVLLIVVGALVYMQPAGKQVTFGGSFIVDDFARFMKILALIGSAVTLVLSTEFLSDPSRRIFEYAILVLLSTLGMMVLISAGDLISLYLGLELMSLALYVVAASNRDNAKSTEAGLKYFVLGALSSGMLLYGSSLVYGFTGTVSFTGIASAATISNVGLVFGLVFLLAGLCFKVSAVPFHMWTPDVYEGAPTPVTAFFASAPKVAALAVFTRVTLTAFPGIVSQWQQILVFVAIASMALGSFAAIGQTNIKRLMAYSSIGHMGFALVGLASGTVEGAQGVLMYIVIYVAMTLGSFSIILAMKRNGQAVEQISDFAGLSRTNPLLAFMFAMLLFSLAGIPPLAGFFAKWYVFVAAIKANLFTLAVIGVLTSVVGAYYYLAIVKTMYFDEPAGQVDPVRIEVRTVLAVAGLFNLLFALFAGPVVSIASAAAKSLF, from the coding sequence ATGAGCTTTGAGACTGCAGGATATCAATTGGCGCCGGTGCTGCCCGAGCTCGTGCTCGCGGTCGGCGCCATGGCGCTGCTGATGCTGGGCGCCTATCGCGGGCAGGAGACGACCAAGACCGTCACCTCGCTGGCGGTGGTGCTGCTGATCGTGGTCGGCGCGCTCGTCTACATGCAGCCCGCGGGCAAGCAGGTGACCTTCGGCGGCAGCTTCATCGTCGACGACTTCGCCCGCTTCATGAAGATCCTGGCCCTGATCGGCTCGGCGGTGACGCTGGTGCTGTCGACCGAATTCCTGTCCGATCCCTCGCGCCGGATATTCGAATACGCCATCCTGGTGCTGCTCTCGACCCTCGGCATGATGGTGCTGATCTCGGCCGGCGACCTGATCTCGCTCTATCTCGGCCTCGAACTGATGTCGCTCGCGCTTTACGTCGTGGCAGCCTCCAACCGCGACAACGCCAAGTCGACCGAAGCGGGTCTGAAGTATTTCGTGCTCGGCGCGCTGTCCTCGGGCATGCTGCTGTACGGCTCCTCGCTGGTCTACGGCTTCACCGGCACGGTCAGCTTCACCGGCATCGCCTCAGCCGCGACCATCTCCAATGTCGGCCTCGTCTTCGGCCTGGTCTTCCTGCTCGCGGGCCTCTGCTTCAAGGTCTCGGCCGTGCCGTTCCACATGTGGACGCCGGACGTCTATGAGGGCGCGCCGACGCCGGTCACCGCCTTCTTCGCCTCGGCGCCGAAGGTGGCCGCGCTCGCCGTCTTCACTCGCGTCACGCTGACCGCATTCCCCGGCATCGTCTCGCAGTGGCAGCAGATCCTGGTGTTCGTCGCGATCGCCTCGATGGCGCTCGGCTCCTTCGCCGCGATCGGCCAGACCAACATCAAGCGCCTGATGGCGTATTCCTCGATCGGTCACATGGGCTTCGCGCTGGTCGGCCTCGCCTCCGGTACGGTGGAGGGCGCGCAGGGCGTCCTGATGTACATCGTGATCTATGTCGCGATGACGCTCGGCTCGTTCTCGATCATCCTCGCGATGAAGCGGAACGGTCAGGCCGTGGAGCAGATCAGTGATTTCGCGGGCCTGTCGCGGACCAATCCGCTGCTGGCCTTCATGTTTGCGATGCTGCTGTTCTCGCTTGCCGGCATCCCGCCGCTCGCCGGCTTCTTCGCCAAATGGTACGTCTTCGTCGCCGCCATCAAGGCCAACCTGTTCACGCTCGCCGTCATCGGCGTGCTGACCAGCGTCGTTGGCGCCTACTACTATCTCGCCATTGTCAAGACGATGTATTTCGACGAACCGGCCGGCCAGGTCGATCCCGTCCGCATCGAGGTGCGCACGGTGCTGGCGGTCGCGGGTCTTTTCAACCTGTTGTTCGCGCTGTTCGCGGGTCCCGTGGTGAGCATCGCCTCCGCCGCGGCAAAGTCGTTGTTCTAG
- a CDS encoding NADH-quinone oxidoreductase subunit M — MTTWPILSVTTFLPLVGALIVYLSRGDDVAAKRNSRWIALWTTLITFAVSVILVMRFDPANPDFQFVEKANWLATGITYHMGVDGISLPLVILTTAIMPFCIIASWKAVTNRVREYMMAFLILETLMIGTFSALDLVLFYLFFEGGLIPMFLIIGVWGGPRRVYASFKFFLYTLLGSVLMLLAIMALYWNGGTTDIPTLMHTAVPRSLQTWAWLAFFASFAVKMPMWPVHTWLPDAHVEAPTAGSVVLAAILLKMGGYGFLRFSLPMFPLASHDFAPLVFTLSAIAIIYTSLVALMQEDMKKLIAYSSVAHMGFVTMGIFAGTMQGVAGGMFQMISHGIVSGALFLCVGVVYDRLHTREIAAYGGLVNRMPLYALTFMVFTMANVGLPGTSGFVGEFMTLLGTFKVSIPTAFFATFGVILSAGYALWLYRKVVFGALVKPSLASMKDLTLRECVTLFPLIALTILFGVYPKPVLDMSAASVQQLVNNYNTAVSAVKAAALLQ, encoded by the coding sequence ATGACGACCTGGCCCATCCTTTCGGTCACGACGTTCCTGCCTTTGGTCGGTGCGCTGATCGTCTATCTCAGCCGCGGCGATGACGTGGCGGCCAAGCGCAATTCGCGCTGGATCGCGCTTTGGACCACGCTGATCACCTTCGCGGTGTCGGTGATCCTGGTGATGCGCTTCGATCCGGCCAACCCCGACTTTCAGTTCGTAGAAAAGGCGAACTGGCTCGCCACCGGCATCACCTACCACATGGGCGTCGACGGCATCTCGCTGCCGCTGGTGATCCTGACCACCGCGATCATGCCGTTCTGCATCATCGCGAGCTGGAAGGCGGTCACCAACCGCGTCCGCGAATACATGATGGCTTTCCTGATCCTGGAAACGCTCATGATCGGCACCTTCTCGGCGCTCGATCTCGTGCTGTTCTATCTGTTCTTCGAAGGCGGCCTGATCCCGATGTTCCTGATCATCGGCGTCTGGGGCGGTCCGCGCCGGGTCTATGCGTCGTTCAAGTTCTTCCTCTACACGCTGCTCGGCTCGGTCCTGATGCTGCTCGCCATCATGGCGCTGTACTGGAACGGCGGCACCACCGACATCCCGACCCTGATGCACACTGCCGTGCCGCGGTCGCTGCAGACCTGGGCGTGGCTCGCCTTCTTCGCCTCGTTCGCGGTGAAGATGCCGATGTGGCCGGTGCACACCTGGCTTCCGGACGCGCACGTCGAGGCGCCGACCGCAGGCTCCGTGGTCCTGGCCGCCATCCTGCTGAAGATGGGCGGCTACGGCTTCCTGCGCTTCTCGCTGCCGATGTTCCCGCTGGCCTCGCACGACTTCGCGCCGCTGGTCTTCACGCTCTCGGCCATCGCCATCATCTACACCTCGCTGGTGGCCCTGATGCAGGAGGACATGAAGAAGCTGATCGCGTACTCGTCGGTGGCGCATATGGGATTCGTCACCATGGGCATCTTCGCCGGCACCATGCAGGGCGTCGCCGGCGGCATGTTCCAGATGATCTCGCACGGCATCGTCTCCGGCGCGCTGTTCCTCTGCGTCGGCGTCGTCTACGACCGCCTGCACACCCGCGAGATCGCGGCCTATGGCGGCCTCGTCAACCGGATGCCGCTCTACGCGCTGACCTTCATGGTCTTCACCATGGCCAATGTCGGTCTGCCCGGCACGAGCGGCTTCGTCGGCGAGTTCATGACGCTGCTCGGCACCTTCAAGGTCTCGATCCCGACCGCGTTCTTCGCGACCTTCGGTGTCATCCTGTCGGCGGGTTACGCGCTGTGGCTCTACCGCAAGGTCGTGTTCGGGGCGCTGGTCAAGCCATCGCTGGCGAGCATGAAGGATCTCACCTTGCGCGAATGCGTGACGCTGTTCCCGCTGATCGCGCTGACGATCCTGTTCGGCGTCTATCCGAAGCCCGTGCTCGACATGTCGGCCGCCTCGGTCCAGCAACTCGTCAACAATTACAACACCGCCGTGTCGGCCGTGAAGGCCGCCGCACTGCTCCAGTGA
- the nuoL gene encoding NADH-quinone oxidoreductase subunit L, translating into MVQAIVFLPLLGAILAGLIALFGAHARNPSGDELDHHGDHGHGHAHVHANAHASDTINQDASVIHETHHEPGDGHDDHGHGPAEPPAAGSRGAELITTALLFVSAALSWMTLVDVGFMHHDYRIQLLPWIFSGDLQVWWTLRVDTLTAVMLVVVTTVSSLVHLYSIGYMDEDPNRPRFFGYLSLFTFAMLMLVTADNLVQLFFGWEGVGLASYLLIGFWYQKPSANAAAIKAFVVNRVGDFGFALGIFAIFMLVGSTDFETIFHAAPGLTGKTINFLGWHADALTLTCLLLFMGAMGKSAQFLLHTWLPDAMEGPTPVSALIHAATMVTAGVFMVARLSPLFELAPNAQAVVMFFGATTAFFAATIGLVQNDIKRIVAYSTCSQLGYMFVAMGAGAYSVGMFHLFTHAFFKALLFLGSGSVIYAMHHEQDIRNMGGLWKKIPYTYAVMVVGTLALTGFPLTAGYFSKDAIIESAYAAHNPFAMYGFLMTVVAAGLTSFYSWRLIFKTFHGEPHDEHHYEAAHEAPIWMLIPIGVLAVGSFVAGLPFKELFAGHGIEEFFRESVKMNPHIIEEMHHIPEAIALLPTVMMVLGFLVSYLFYIRRPYLPVELATTQPMLYQFLLNKWYFDELYDFIFVRPAKWLGYQLWKKGDGFIIDGLGPDGVSARVLDVTRNVVKIQTGYLYHYAFAMLIGAAGLITWFMFGFGGQ; encoded by the coding sequence ATGGTTCAGGCAATTGTTTTTCTGCCTCTGCTGGGCGCCATTCTGGCCGGCCTGATCGCGCTGTTCGGCGCGCATGCCCGCAACCCCTCGGGCGACGAGCTCGATCATCACGGTGACCATGGCCACGGGCATGCCCATGTCCATGCCAATGCCCATGCGTCCGATACGATCAACCAGGATGCGTCGGTCATCCACGAGACCCATCACGAGCCCGGCGACGGGCACGACGACCACGGCCATGGTCCGGCCGAGCCGCCGGCGGCGGGCTCGCGCGGCGCCGAGCTGATCACCACGGCGCTGCTGTTCGTCTCGGCGGCGCTGTCCTGGATGACGCTGGTCGACGTCGGCTTCATGCACCACGACTACAGGATCCAGCTGCTGCCCTGGATCTTCTCCGGCGACCTCCAGGTCTGGTGGACGCTGCGCGTCGACACGCTCACCGCCGTGATGCTGGTGGTGGTGACGACCGTTTCCTCGCTCGTGCACCTCTATTCCATCGGCTACATGGACGAGGATCCGAACCGGCCGCGCTTCTTCGGTTATCTCTCGCTGTTCACCTTCGCCATGCTGATGCTGGTGACGGCGGACAACCTCGTGCAGCTGTTCTTCGGCTGGGAAGGCGTGGGCCTCGCCAGCTACCTGCTGATCGGCTTCTGGTACCAGAAGCCGTCGGCGAACGCGGCCGCCATCAAGGCCTTCGTCGTCAACCGCGTTGGCGACTTTGGTTTTGCGCTCGGCATCTTCGCGATCTTCATGCTGGTCGGCTCGACCGATTTCGAGACCATCTTCCATGCCGCCCCTGGTCTCACCGGCAAGACCATCAACTTCCTCGGCTGGCATGCGGATGCGCTGACCCTGACTTGTCTGCTCCTGTTCATGGGCGCGATGGGCAAGTCGGCGCAGTTCCTGCTGCACACCTGGTTGCCTGACGCGATGGAAGGCCCGACCCCGGTCTCGGCGCTGATCCATGCCGCGACCATGGTCACCGCCGGCGTGTTCATGGTGGCGCGTCTGTCGCCGCTGTTCGAGCTCGCTCCGAATGCGCAGGCCGTCGTGATGTTCTTCGGCGCCACCACCGCGTTCTTCGCGGCGACCATCGGCCTCGTCCAGAACGACATCAAGCGCATCGTCGCCTATTCGACCTGTTCGCAGCTCGGCTACATGTTCGTGGCGATGGGAGCGGGAGCCTATTCGGTCGGCATGTTCCATCTGTTCACGCACGCCTTCTTCAAGGCGCTGCTGTTCTTAGGCTCCGGCTCGGTGATCTACGCGATGCACCACGAGCAGGACATCCGCAACATGGGCGGCCTCTGGAAGAAGATCCCCTACACCTATGCGGTGATGGTGGTCGGCACGCTGGCGCTGACCGGCTTCCCGCTCACGGCCGGCTATTTCTCCAAGGACGCGATCATCGAATCCGCCTACGCCGCGCACAATCCGTTCGCGATGTACGGCTTCCTGATGACGGTCGTCGCCGCCGGCCTGACCTCGTTCTACTCCTGGCGCCTGATCTTCAAGACCTTCCACGGCGAGCCGCATGACGAGCATCACTACGAGGCCGCGCATGAGGCTCCGATCTGGATGCTGATCCCGATCGGCGTGCTCGCGGTCGGCTCGTTCGTCGCTGGCCTGCCGTTCAAGGAGCTGTTCGCCGGTCACGGCATCGAGGAGTTCTTCCGCGAATCCGTGAAGATGAACCCGCACATCATCGAGGAGATGCATCACATCCCGGAGGCCATCGCCTTGCTGCCGACGGTGATGATGGTGCTGGGCTTCCTGGTCTCGTACCTGTTCTACATCCGCCGGCCCTATCTGCCGGTCGAGCTCGCGACCACGCAGCCGATGCTGTACCAGTTCCTGCTCAACAAATGGTACTTCGACGAGCTTTACGACTTCATCTTCGTCCGTCCGGCGAAGTGGCTCGGCTACCAGCTCTGGAAGAAGGGCGACGGTTTCATCATCGACGGCCTGGGCCCCGACGGCGTCTCCGCCCGCGTGCTGGACGTCACCCGCAACGTCGTGAAGATCCAGACCGGCTATCTCTATCACTATGCCTTCGCCATGCTGATCGGCGCCGCCGGCCTGATCACCTGGTTCATGTTCGGCTTTGGAGGCCAGTAA
- the nuoK gene encoding NADH-quinone oxidoreductase subunit NuoK has product MTIGLGHYLAVGAILFTLGILGIFLNRKNIIVILMSIELILLSVNINLVAFSTFLGDIVGQVFALLVLTVAAAEAAIGLAILVVYFRNRGSIAVEDVNLMKG; this is encoded by the coding sequence ATGACGATCGGGCTCGGACACTATCTGGCGGTCGGCGCGATCCTGTTCACGCTCGGCATCCTCGGCATCTTCCTGAACCGCAAGAACATCATCGTCATCCTGATGTCGATCGAGCTGATCCTGCTCTCGGTCAACATCAACCTCGTGGCGTTCTCGACCTTCCTCGGCGACATCGTCGGCCAGGTCTTCGCGCTGCTGGTGCTCACCGTCGCGGCCGCCGAAGCCGCGATCGGTCTCGCCATCCTGGTGGTCTATTTCCGCAACCGCGGCTCGATCGCGGTTGAGGACGTCAATCTGATGAAGGGCTGA
- a CDS encoding NADH-quinone oxidoreductase subunit J: MILPALFFYLFAGVCVASAVMVIVSRNPVHSVLYLILAFVNASGLFVLMGAEFLGMMLIVVYVGAVAVLFLFVIMMLDVDFIELREGFIQYLPVGLVIGGIFLFELLLTVGAWIINPTVSKTITSPIPANVSNTEALGLVLYTKYIHYFQLSGMVLLVAMIGAIVLTLRHKASVKRQDINVQNARTPEMAMAMRKVAPGQGLSDADAAEWVK; encoded by the coding sequence ATGATCCTTCCCGCGCTGTTCTTCTATCTCTTCGCCGGCGTCTGCGTCGCCTCGGCGGTGATGGTGATTGTCTCGCGCAATCCCGTGCACTCCGTGCTGTACCTGATCCTGGCCTTCGTCAACGCCTCCGGCCTGTTCGTGCTGATGGGCGCCGAATTCCTCGGCATGATGCTGATCGTCGTCTATGTCGGCGCGGTCGCGGTGCTGTTCCTGTTCGTGATCATGATGCTCGACGTCGACTTCATCGAACTCCGCGAAGGCTTCATCCAGTATCTGCCGGTCGGTCTCGTGATCGGCGGCATTTTCCTGTTCGAGCTGCTGCTGACCGTCGGTGCCTGGATCATCAACCCGACTGTGAGCAAGACCATCACGTCGCCGATCCCGGCCAATGTTTCCAACACCGAGGCGCTCGGCCTCGTGCTCTATACGAAGTACATCCACTACTTCCAGCTCTCGGGCATGGTGCTGCTGGTCGCCATGATCGGCGCCATCGTGCTGACGCTGCGCCACAAGGCGAGCGTGAAGCGGCAGGACATCAACGTTCAGAACGCGCGCACGCCCGAGATGGCGATGGCGATGCGCAAGGTGGCGCCGGGGCAGGGGCTCTCGGATGCCGATGCGGCGGAGTGGGTGAAATGA
- the nuoI gene encoding NADH-quinone oxidoreductase subunit NuoI, with protein sequence MNINATARSLLLSEFVSAFFLAMRYFFQPKPTLNYPFEKGPISPRFRGEHALRRYPNGEERCIACKLCEAVCPAQAITIEAGPRRNDGTRRTVRYDIDMVKCIYCGLCQEACPVDAIVEGPNFEFATETREELFYDKAKLLANGDRWEREIAKAIELDAPYR encoded by the coding sequence ATCAACATCAACGCCACCGCACGCTCGCTTCTGCTGTCGGAATTCGTCTCGGCGTTCTTCCTCGCCATGCGCTATTTCTTCCAGCCGAAGCCGACGCTGAACTATCCGTTCGAGAAGGGCCCGATCTCGCCGCGCTTCCGCGGCGAGCACGCGCTGCGCCGCTATCCGAACGGCGAGGAACGCTGCATCGCCTGCAAGCTGTGCGAAGCGGTCTGCCCGGCGCAGGCCATCACCATCGAAGCCGGCCCGCGCCGCAACGACGGCACCCGCCGCACCGTGCGCTACGACATCGACATGGTGAAGTGCATCTATTGCGGCCTCTGCCAGGAGGCCTGTCCGGTCGACGCCATCGTCGAAGGTCCGAACTTCGAGTTCGCGACCGAGACCCGCGAGGAACTGTTCTATGACAAGGCCAAGCTGCTCGCCAACGGCGACCGCTGGGAACGCGAGATCGCGAAAGCGATCGAGCTCGATGCGCCGTACCGGTGA
- the nuoH gene encoding NADH-quinone oxidoreductase subunit NuoH, which yields MAFFESAFWTGFLWPLIIMVAQSVLVLVVLLVAIAYILLADRKIWAAVQIRRGPNVVGPWGLLQSFADLLKFVLKEPIIPAGANKGVFLLAPLVSCVLALAAWAVIPTNLGWVIADINVGVLFIFAISSLSIYGIIMAGWSSNSKYPFLAALRSAAQMVSYEVSIGFVIITVLLCAGTLNLSAVVEAQHARGLASLIGLPQLTILNWYVWPLFPMFVVFYVSALAETNRPPFDLVEAESELVAGFMVEYGSTPYLLFMLGEYVAIVTMCALATILFLGGWLPPVDLPPFNWVPGIIWFSLKLFFMFFLFAMAKAIVPRYRYDQLMRLGWKVFLPLSLAMVIVVAGVLQFAGIAPK from the coding sequence ATGGCATTCTTCGAAAGCGCATTCTGGACCGGGTTCCTCTGGCCGCTGATCATCATGGTCGCGCAGAGCGTCCTGGTGCTCGTCGTCCTCCTGGTGGCGATCGCCTACATCCTGCTCGCGGATCGCAAGATCTGGGCTGCGGTGCAGATCCGCCGCGGCCCGAACGTGGTCGGTCCATGGGGCCTGCTGCAATCCTTCGCGGACCTGCTGAAATTCGTGCTGAAGGAGCCGATCATCCCGGCCGGCGCCAACAAGGGCGTGTTCCTGCTGGCCCCGCTGGTGTCGTGCGTGCTGGCGCTCGCGGCCTGGGCGGTGATCCCGACCAATCTCGGCTGGGTGATCGCCGACATCAATGTCGGCGTCCTCTTCATCTTCGCGATCTCGTCGCTGTCGATCTACGGCATCATCATGGCCGGCTGGTCGTCGAACTCGAAGTACCCGTTCCTGGCCGCGCTGCGCTCGGCGGCGCAGATGGTGTCCTACGAAGTCTCGATCGGCTTCGTCATCATCACCGTGCTGCTCTGCGCCGGCACGCTGAACCTGTCGGCCGTGGTCGAGGCCCAGCATGCGCGCGGCCTTGCCAGCCTGATCGGGCTGCCGCAGCTCACGATCCTGAACTGGTACGTCTGGCCGCTGTTCCCGATGTTCGTGGTATTCTACGTCTCGGCGCTGGCGGAAACCAACCGTCCGCCCTTCGACCTCGTCGAAGCGGAGTCCGAGCTGGTGGCCGGCTTCATGGTCGAATACGGCTCGACGCCGTACCTCTTGTTCATGCTCGGCGAGTACGTCGCGATCGTCACGATGTGCGCGCTGGCGACGATCCTGTTCCTCGGCGGCTGGCTGCCGCCGGTCGACCTGCCGCCCTTCAACTGGGTGCCGGGGATCATCTGGTTCTCGCTGAAGCTGTTCTTCATGTTCTTCCTGTTCGCGATGGCGAAGGCGATCGTGCCGCGCTACCGCTACGATCAACTGATGCGCCTCGGCTGGAAGGTGTTCCTGCCGCTGTCGCTGGCGATGGTGATCGTGGTGGCCGGCGTGCTGCAATTCGCCGGCATCGCGCCGAAGTGA